The Streptomyces sp. 11x1 genomic sequence GGCCTGAAGGAGGGTCCGGACGTCATTGGACGGCATGGCGGCAACTCCGCTTGCTAAGGGGGCAGGGTGTCGTCATGGACGAGCGTAGACCCCGGGGGCGAGCGAGAATCTCGCGCCAACGGACCGTCGCAGTGCGGTCCTTCGACTCTGTCCCGGGTTCTCGTGAACCGTATCACAAACTATTTGATGAGGTCTTTACCTGAATGCTGTGCCAGGTGTCACACATGAGGGTGAAGCTGCCCGTCTGTGCAAAATCCACGCCGACTTGTCTGGTATAAGGCCGTTTTGCGTCGTCACGTGCTCGCATGACATCGGCAAAGTGTTAGTCAGATTCTTACCTTGCCGTCAGCGCGATGCGCCGCCCCTCCGCCGGCACGACGGACGGCCGGAGGCCGTGCGCGAGGTGCCGCGCACGGCCTCCGGCCGGTTCTGCGAGTGGGGCGACGACGGCTCCGCGCGGAGCCGTCGCTCAGCGGCGCGCGCCCGCCGGGCTGCGTTCCGGTTCGTGGCTGCGGCCGCCGATCGCCGTCGCGCCGTCGAGGGAGGGCGTCCAGTCGGCGACGGGCTCCGGGGCGGCCGCCGGGACCGTCCGGCGGCGGTAGCGGGGCGGTACGAAGCGCTCCGCCCAGCGCGGCGCACGCGGCGTGAAGCGAGGCAGCAGCAGCAGGAAGAGACCGACCCCGCTGAACATGGCGATGGCGAGGACGATCCACATGGACGCCGAGTTCACCGTGTACGCCAGGGTGCCGAACGCGATCACCGCGGACCAGAAGTACATGATCAGCACGGCCCGGCTGTGCGAGTGCCCGACCTCCAGGAGCCGGTGGTGCAGATGCCCCCGGTCGGCGGCGAACGGCGACTGGCCACGCCAGGTGCGGCGCACGATCGCGAGGATCAGGTCGGCCGCCGGAATCGCGATGATGGTCAGCGGCATCAGCAGCGGGATGTAGACCGGGACCATTGCGTAGACCGTGCTGCGCTCGGAGCCGTACAGGCCCATCACGTCCGGGTCGACCTGACCCGTGATGGAGATCGCGGCGGCCGCCAGCACCAGGCCGATCATCATCGAACCGGAGTCGCCCATGAAGATCCGGGCGGGATGCATGTTGTGCGGCAGGAAACCGAGGCACATGCCCATCAGGACCGCCGCGAAGAGGGTGGCGGGGGCCGCGGCCTCGATGCCGTAGCTGTACCAGAGGCGGTAGGCGTACATGAAGAACGCGGCGGAGGCGATGCAGACCATGCCGGCCGCGAGACCGTCGAGGCCGTCGACGAAGTTGACCGCGTTGATGGTGATGACGACCAGGGCGACCGTGAGCAGGGTGCCCTGCCACTGGGTCAGCGCGACGATCCCCACGCTGGGGATGGGCAGCCACAGGATCGTCAGACCCTGCATGACCATCACACCGGCGGCGATCATCTGGCCGCCGAGCTTGATCAGGGCGTCGATCTCGAACTTGTCGTCCAGGACGCCGATGAGCCAGATCAGCGCGGCCCCGGAGAGCAGCGCGCGCGGTTCGTTGGACTCGGCGAAGACCTGGCTGAGATTGGTCAGATGGTCGGCTACCAGCAGACCGGCGCACAGCCCGAAGAACATCGCGATGCCGCCGAGGCGGGGCGTGGGTTCACGGTGGACGTCACGCGCACGGATCTCCGGCATGGCTCCGGCCA encodes the following:
- a CDS encoding MraY family glycosyltransferase, producing MREYLLTLCITAAVTYLLTGPVRKFAIVAGAMPEIRARDVHREPTPRLGGIAMFFGLCAGLLVADHLTNLSQVFAESNEPRALLSGAALIWLIGVLDDKFEIDALIKLGGQMIAAGVMVMQGLTILWLPIPSVGIVALTQWQGTLLTVALVVITINAVNFVDGLDGLAAGMVCIASAAFFMYAYRLWYSYGIEAAAPATLFAAVLMGMCLGFLPHNMHPARIFMGDSGSMMIGLVLAAAAISITGQVDPDVMGLYGSERSTVYAMVPVYIPLLMPLTIIAIPAADLILAIVRRTWRGQSPFAADRGHLHHRLLEVGHSHSRAVLIMYFWSAVIAFGTLAYTVNSASMWIVLAIAMFSGVGLFLLLLPRFTPRAPRWAERFVPPRYRRRTVPAAAPEPVADWTPSLDGATAIGGRSHEPERSPAGARR